The proteins below are encoded in one region of Methanosarcina barkeri 3:
- a CDS encoding GNAT family N-acetyltransferase: MSQELNDFLKSDALIDQNNMISRTRLCFWNKELVGFFTLIADTIEAKAVIDGLEHYEYRKYPGVKIARLAVDSRFKRKGIGTYLLLAAIGKTLSVCENIGCRYILVDSKKESIGFYQKNEFKLVEKYKDRQFVPMYLNIQPIIAESGSFDSNDFVLS; the protein is encoded by the coding sequence TTGAGTCAGGAATTAAATGATTTTCTTAAAAGCGATGCGTTGATTGATCAGAATAATATGATTAGTCGAACTCGTTTGTGCTTTTGGAATAAAGAATTGGTAGGATTTTTTACTCTTATTGCAGATACAATTGAAGCTAAAGCCGTAATAGATGGGCTTGAGCATTATGAATACCGTAAATATCCTGGCGTTAAAATTGCAAGATTGGCAGTTGATTCCAGATTTAAACGAAAAGGAATAGGAACATATCTATTACTAGCAGCAATAGGCAAAACCTTATCAGTTTGTGAAAATATAGGATGTAGATACATTCTAGTTGATTCAAAAAAAGAATCAATCGGCTTCTATCAAAAAAATGAGTTTAAACTTGTAGAAAAATATAAAGATCGCCAATTTGTTCCTATGTATCTTAACATACAGCCTATAATTGCCGAAAGTGGAAGTTTTGACTCTAATGATTTTGTTTTATCCTGA